A region from the Halobacillus mangrovi genome encodes:
- a CDS encoding CoA-disulfide reductase, whose amino-acid sequence MKIVIIGGDAAGMSAAMQMVRNSEGHEIIAIERGEVTSYGQCGLPYVVSGDVEKAEDLIARKPETFRDKYGIDVRTLHEVTKVDCDHKIVYGINHRSGEEFEQKYDRLLIATGADPTLPPWDGRDLEGIFSLKTIPDVKEIMDDLSHDVQNVTIIGGGYIGLEMAESLIQMGKNVRIIDRGNQLAKIFDEDMGKLIHEEAEKQSVELKLGESVEEFQGDVRVEKVVTDKGAYNTDFVLVAAGVSPNTAFLEGTGISKGMKDAIEVNAFMETSILHIYAAGDCATQFHRIKQRADFVPLGTHANKQGRVAGLNIIGKRKVFQGIVGTSILKFFDLTLARTGISEKEAKQERIHFKKVTIESTHAAGYYSKKDPMTLKLLYHQDSRKLLGGQIIGRLGTDKRLDVLATALYHDMTVDELADLDLGYAPPYNSVWDPIQQAARRAD is encoded by the coding sequence ATGAAAATTGTTATTATTGGGGGCGACGCTGCAGGAATGAGTGCAGCAATGCAAATGGTAAGAAACAGTGAAGGGCACGAAATCATCGCCATCGAGCGTGGGGAAGTGACTTCCTACGGCCAGTGTGGTCTTCCATATGTGGTAAGTGGGGATGTTGAGAAGGCAGAAGACCTCATTGCCAGGAAACCAGAAACTTTTCGAGATAAATATGGAATCGACGTACGCACGTTACACGAAGTGACGAAAGTCGATTGTGATCATAAAATCGTATACGGAATCAACCATCGTTCTGGAGAAGAATTTGAGCAAAAATATGACCGGCTGCTGATCGCAACTGGAGCTGATCCCACCTTACCGCCATGGGACGGCCGTGACTTAGAAGGAATCTTCTCTTTAAAAACGATTCCTGATGTAAAAGAGATTATGGATGATCTCTCCCACGATGTACAAAATGTCACCATCATTGGGGGAGGATATATTGGGCTTGAAATGGCGGAGAGTCTGATTCAAATGGGGAAGAATGTAAGGATTATCGACCGAGGTAACCAGCTTGCGAAAATTTTTGATGAGGATATGGGCAAGCTTATCCATGAAGAAGCAGAAAAACAGAGTGTTGAGCTTAAGTTAGGAGAATCAGTCGAAGAATTTCAAGGAGACGTCCGAGTAGAAAAAGTCGTCACGGATAAAGGGGCGTACAATACTGATTTTGTTTTAGTTGCTGCAGGGGTCTCCCCAAACACCGCTTTTCTCGAAGGAACAGGAATTTCTAAAGGGATGAAAGATGCCATTGAAGTAAATGCCTTTATGGAAACGAGTATTTTGCATATTTACGCGGCTGGCGACTGTGCGACCCAGTTTCATCGAATTAAACAAAGAGCTGATTTTGTTCCATTAGGCACGCATGCAAATAAACAGGGAAGAGTGGCAGGTTTGAATATTATCGGCAAGCGGAAAGTATTCCAGGGCATTGTCGGTACATCGATTTTGAAGTTCTTCGATTTAACACTCGCGCGGACAGGAATATCCGAAAAAGAAGCGAAGCAGGAACGTATCCATTTTAAGAAGGTGACGATAGAATCGACCCATGCGGCCGGTTACTATTCAAAAAAAGATCCAATGACGTTAAAACTTTTATACCACCAAGATTCCAGAAAGCTTCTCGGAGGGCAGATTATTGGCAGACTAGGCACAGATAAGCGACTCGATGTTCTAGCAACAGCGCTTTACCATGACATGACGGTAGATGAATTGGCAGACTTAGACCTTGGTTATGCTCCTCCCTACAACAGTGTTTGGGATCCTATCCAGCAGGCTGCACGAAGAGCAGACTAA